A region from the Salvia splendens isolate huo1 chromosome 15, SspV2, whole genome shotgun sequence genome encodes:
- the LOC121769164 gene encoding uncharacterized protein LOC121769164 — MMVSYLQIEIRFQNPPFLFPSDDCREPPLTLKKQSHLKSQTSKGRITSPRYGNAMVCSGIMFPIDSWAAADVDSPAIASQLSAFSLLPYMGFLYFITKSKSAPPLTLFGFYFLLAFVAAAIPAGIYAKVHYAKSLANVDWLHGGAESLLMLTNLFIMVGLRKALREAEHETTDVTSNVKDEEKSSV; from the exons ATGATGGTAAGCTATCTGCAAATTGAAATCCGCTTCCAGAATCCACCATTTCTGTTTCCATCCGACGATTGCAGAGAACCCCCTCTCACTTTGAAGAAGCAATCCCACCTCAAATCCCAAACTTCAAAGGGGAGGATAACATCTCCAAGATACGGAAATGCGATGGTGTGCAGTGGGATTATGTTTCCAATCGATTCATGGGCGGCGGCCGACGTCGATTCTCCGGCGATTGCTTCGCAGCTCTCTGCTTTCTCCCTCTTACCCTATATGGGCTTCTTGTATTTCATCACCAAATCAAAATCTGCCCCACCCCTCACACTTTTTGGATTCTACTTCTTGCTCGCCTTTGTGGCTGCCGCCA TACCAGCAGGAATTTATG CAAAGGTGCACTATGCCAAATCCTTGGCCAATGTCGATTGGTTGCACGGTGGGGCGGAGTCACTGCTTATGCTTACCAACCTATTCATCATGGTGGGGCTCAGGAAGGCTCTTAGGGAAGCTGAACACGAAACTACGGATGTTACTTCAAACGTCAAAGATGAGGAGAAGTCATCAGTATAG
- the LOC121769163 gene encoding probable WRKY transcription factor 41 — MESACTWEYEMVINELVQGMEKAKQLHFHLCSTSPSRAQNMLMQRILSSYEKALLILNSKGAAEHTPAPPTPASGIVESSISVDGSCRSEDLSNSFRDQQDYNASKKRKMQPTWTEQVKVNPENGLEGPTDDGYSWRKYGQKDILGARYPRSYYRCTYRLVQDCWATKQVQRSDDDPTVFEITYKGAHTCNQSTNAVVPPPVSPEKQETRHIPQQQSQALLNLKANLRVNTGSSDSKETMPAQFSFPSTYELGDTENQYISFSALVGDGNLGAYSPLFLSPATSETNYFSPAPHHMASFGGSQGYQHLESDVADIVSAHASTTNSPMGSMDFPVDQLELDPNFPFNASGFFR, encoded by the exons ATGGAGAGTGCGTGTACCTGGGAATACGAGATGGTGATCAACGAGCTGGTGCAGGGGATGGAGAAAGCCAAGCAGCTCCATTTCCACCTGTGCTCGACCTCCCCATCCCGAGCCCAGAACATGCTCATGCAGAGGATACTATCCTCGTACGAGAAGGCCCTTTTGATCCTGAACTCGAAGGGGGCGGCCGAGCACACTCCAGCACCACCAACACCAGCATCGGGCATCGTGGAGTCATCGATATCAGTCGATGGAAGCTGCAGAAGTGAGGACTTGAGTAATAGCTTCAGAGACCAACAAGACTACAATGCATCAAAAAAGAG AAAGATGCAGCCTACGTGGACAGAACAAGTGAAAGTTAACCctgaaaatggacttgaaggcCCCACTGATGATGGATATAGTTGGAGAAAATATGGGCAGAAAGACATTCTAGGAGCTAGATATCCCAG GAGCTATTACCGTTGCACATACCGTCTCGTCCAAGACTGCTGGGCGACGAAGCAGGTGCAGAGATCCGACGATGACCCAACTGTGTTTGAGATCACGTACAAAGGGGCGCACACGTGCAACCAGTCGACCAACGCAGTAGTCCCCCCTCCAGTGTCACCGGAGAAGCAAGAAACGAGGCACATCCCGCAGCAGCAGAGTCAGGCACTCTTGAACTTGAAAGCAAACCTAAGAGTGAACACAGGCAGCTCGGACAGCAAGGAGACGATGCCGGCTCAGTTCTCCTTCCCCTCGACTTATGAGCTAGGTGACACAGAGAATCAGTACATTTCATTCTCCGCTCTCGTTGGAGATGGTAATTTGGGAGCATACTCACCACTGTTTCTATCTCCGGCCACATCAGAAACAAATTACTTCTCTCCGGCGCCCCACCATATGGCAAGCTTCGGAGGGTCTCAGGGCTATCAGCATTTGGAGTCTGATGTAGCAGATATTGTATCGGCCCATGCATCAACGACCAACTCTCCAATGGGGAGCATGGATTTCCCAGTTGATCAGTTGGAACTAGATCCGAATTTCCCATTCAACGCCTCTGGATTCTTCAGATGA